One segment of Neobacillus endophyticus DNA contains the following:
- a CDS encoding ABC-F family ATP-binding cassette domain-containing protein, whose translation MKMLTIENVTKSYGEKQLFNGISFTIAEKERVGLIGVNGTGKSSLLKIVAGIDHPDEGKIIAAKDYTIAFLNQQPDFQTDRTVLEQVFHGEAPVLKLMREYEKTLMELNLTPNDTKSQEQLFSLQKQMDALNAWDASTNAKTILTKLGIENFSQKVGELSGGQKKRVALAQVLIAEPDLLILDEPTNHLDFSAVKWLEEYLSRYNRAILLVTHDRYFLDKVANRMFELDGGNLYSYKGNYAAFLESKAIREENEAAVFEKRKNLFRHELEWIRRGAQARTTKQKARIQRFEDLSDKLSAGKTSQEKLDISLNGSRLGKQVFELKDASKRFEERIILEHFDLLVKPGDRMGIIGKNGAGKSTILNILAKRIPLDAGDFIMGQTVKIAYYTQENDDMDENKRMIEYIKETAQVVETSDGKTISASQMLERFLFPPFTHGTPIRKLSGGEKRRLYLLKILMSAPNVLLLDEPTNDLDTLTLTVLEDYLEDFPGVVITVSHDRYFLDKIAEQLLVLEGDGVIESYYGTYTEYLEDQMAKEAPKQEIKMVAPVKSFEKEKKKRMSYKEKKEWEEIDDVIAATEARMEEVANEMAAAGSDFSKLQELMKEETVLNEKLEYLIERWSYLAEQAEME comes from the coding sequence ATGAAAATGCTCACAATAGAAAACGTCACAAAATCGTATGGAGAAAAACAGTTATTTAATGGGATCTCATTTACGATTGCAGAAAAGGAAAGGGTTGGTCTTATTGGTGTCAATGGGACAGGGAAGTCCTCGTTATTAAAAATTGTGGCTGGAATTGACCACCCTGATGAGGGGAAAATTATTGCCGCGAAAGATTATACCATTGCATTCTTAAACCAACAGCCTGATTTTCAGACAGACCGTACAGTGCTCGAACAAGTATTCCATGGTGAAGCGCCCGTTTTAAAATTAATGAGAGAGTATGAAAAAACGCTCATGGAGCTTAACCTAACACCAAATGATACGAAGAGTCAGGAACAGTTATTTAGCCTGCAAAAGCAAATGGATGCTCTAAATGCCTGGGATGCAAGTACAAATGCTAAAACGATCCTAACAAAATTAGGAATTGAAAATTTCTCGCAAAAAGTTGGTGAGCTCTCCGGAGGTCAGAAGAAACGAGTCGCATTGGCGCAGGTATTAATCGCGGAGCCTGATTTACTCATTTTGGATGAGCCGACAAACCACCTTGATTTTTCAGCCGTAAAGTGGCTTGAAGAGTATTTAAGCAGGTACAATCGCGCGATTTTACTTGTTACCCACGACCGCTACTTTCTGGATAAAGTAGCAAATAGAATGTTTGAATTAGATGGGGGCAATTTATACAGCTACAAAGGAAATTATGCAGCTTTCCTTGAATCTAAAGCCATTCGTGAAGAAAATGAAGCCGCAGTATTTGAAAAAAGAAAAAATCTGTTCCGGCACGAGCTTGAATGGATCAGAAGAGGCGCTCAGGCAAGAACAACTAAGCAAAAGGCACGAATCCAGCGTTTTGAAGATCTGAGCGATAAGCTCTCCGCTGGGAAGACCAGTCAAGAGAAGCTTGACATTTCTCTGAATGGGAGTCGTTTAGGTAAACAGGTTTTTGAATTAAAGGATGCATCCAAGAGGTTTGAGGAGAGAATAATTCTTGAACACTTTGATTTATTAGTCAAACCAGGAGATCGAATGGGGATTATTGGCAAAAATGGAGCCGGAAAATCAACCATTTTAAATATTCTTGCAAAGCGAATCCCGCTTGACGCTGGTGATTTTATTATGGGGCAGACAGTAAAAATCGCTTATTATACACAGGAAAATGATGATATGGACGAAAATAAGCGGATGATTGAATACATTAAAGAAACGGCACAGGTGGTAGAAACTTCAGATGGAAAAACGATTTCTGCATCGCAAATGCTGGAAAGGTTTTTGTTTCCACCATTTACACACGGTACACCTATTCGCAAGCTTTCCGGCGGAGAAAAGCGTCGTTTATACTTATTAAAAATTTTAATGTCAGCACCCAATGTGCTCTTACTGGACGAGCCGACAAATGATCTTGATACACTAACACTAACAGTTTTGGAGGATTATTTGGAAGATTTTCCTGGGGTTGTTATTACTGTCTCCCATGACCGGTATTTCTTAGATAAAATAGCCGAACAGCTATTAGTTCTAGAGGGGGATGGTGTAATTGAATCATATTATGGCACTTACACAGAATACTTGGAAGATCAAATGGCAAAGGAAGCGCCAAAACAGGAAATAAAGATGGTAGCACCTGTAAAAAGCTTTGAAAAGGAAAAAAAGAAAAGAATGTCTTATAAGGAAAAAAAGGAATGGGAAGAAATTGACGACGTCATTGCTGCCACAGAAGCCAGGATGGAAGAGGTCGCGAATGAAATGGCGGCAGCGGGCAGTGACTTTTCAAAACTGCAAGAGTTAATGAAAGAAGAGACTGTGTTGAATGAAAAGCTGGAATATTTAATCGAGCGCTGGTCCTATCTGGCTGAGCAGGCTGAAATGGAATAA
- a CDS encoding YpjP family protein yields the protein MNKWVRKTLFIFVSILTFGLITPAQLMNTVNADSPNDRDVLEAPSPETGFPLNGYIEEPDFNKDLFLQDILNQAERQSYQKFGTKIKPVIENEFREMIWPNIEKAIEQTAAQFPEEDLKSLSITEQPGAGYSEKIFNIKNNVTGKDILKFHVRRDHPPQAGYWFNFHYHTYHDQFQGHYELGAIYWDSNVPPKWMS from the coding sequence ATGAATAAATGGGTTCGTAAGACACTGTTTATCTTTGTTTCAATTTTAACATTTGGCCTCATTACCCCAGCACAATTAATGAATACTGTAAATGCAGACAGCCCGAATGATCGGGATGTTTTGGAAGCGCCATCTCCAGAAACCGGCTTTCCGTTAAATGGATATATAGAGGAACCAGACTTTAATAAGGATTTATTTTTGCAGGATATATTGAATCAAGCTGAGAGGCAATCATATCAAAAATTTGGTACCAAGATTAAGCCGGTTATTGAAAATGAATTCCGAGAAATGATTTGGCCAAATATTGAAAAGGCAATTGAACAAACAGCAGCCCAATTTCCAGAGGAAGATTTAAAAAGTCTTTCTATCACAGAGCAGCCCGGTGCTGGATATTCTGAAAAAATTTTTAATATCAAAAACAATGTTACGGGAAAAGATATTCTCAAGTTTCATGTGCGAAGAGATCATCCTCCTCAGGCAGGATATTGGTTTAATTTTCATTATCATACCTATCACGATCAATTCCAAGGTCATTATGAACTAGGGGCCATTTATTGGGACTCAAATGTACCTCCGAAATGGATGAGTTAA
- a CDS encoding TerD family protein — translation MAVSLSKGQKVDLTKTNPGLTKVIVGLGWDTNKYDGGHDFDLDASVFLLGENGKVTTESDFIFYNNPQGANGAVVHTGDNRTGAGDGDDEQIKINLMEVPSNIQRIAFTITIHEAASRNQNFGQVSNSYARIFNEESGEELIRYDLGEDFSIETAIVVGELYRHNGEWKFSAIGSGYQGGLAALATDFGLQVG, via the coding sequence ATGGCTGTAAGCTTATCGAAAGGTCAAAAAGTTGATTTGACAAAAACAAATCCAGGTTTGACAAAAGTAATTGTAGGCCTTGGATGGGATACGAATAAATATGATGGCGGACATGATTTTGACTTGGATGCTTCTGTATTCTTGCTAGGAGAGAATGGGAAGGTGACCACTGAATCAGATTTTATTTTTTATAACAACCCTCAAGGTGCAAATGGAGCAGTTGTACATACAGGTGATAATCGTACTGGTGCGGGCGATGGTGACGACGAACAAATTAAAATCAATTTAATGGAAGTACCCTCCAACATTCAGCGCATTGCCTTTACAATTACGATTCATGAGGCAGCAAGCAGAAACCAGAACTTTGGACAAGTTTCGAATTCATACGCCCGAATTTTTAATGAAGAGTCTGGCGAAGAACTTATTCGTTATGATTTAGGAGAAGACTTCTCTATTGAAACTGCAATAGTTGTTGGAGAATTGTACCGCCACAATGGCGAATGGAAATTCAGTGCAATTGGTAGCGGATATCAAGGCGGCCTGGCTGCTTTGGCAACAGATTTCGGCCTGCAGGTTGGCTAA
- a CDS encoding conserved virulence factor C family protein yields the protein MNIRSIEPTPSPNTMKILLDQELPMGKSHNYKKETMEFAPAVIQKILGIEGIKGVYHVADFLAVERNAKYDWKELLPLVRKAFGEKPSEMTTTSPMVNDHFGEITVEIQMFKGIPLQVKLTDSTTEKRFGMPPYFLEARERAQLPEDNYIFLRKWINQGVRYGDFDQVGQEVVDELIAAYPIKRLEELVKAAQEKESPTVQRAIWTRRKITLEEFQNPDWQLRYQMLEQMEDPDLKDLPLLEKALADEKPSIRRLSVVYLGMIKDKTVLPLLYKALKDKTVTVRRTAGDCLSDLGFKEAVPEMVRALKDPSKLIRWRVAMFLFEVGDVQSLPALKAAENDPEFEVSMQIKMAIQRIEGGEEAKGSVWKQMTEARKLDH from the coding sequence TTGAACATACGGTCGATCGAACCTACTCCAAGTCCAAATACAATGAAAATTTTGCTCGACCAAGAGCTCCCGATGGGAAAAAGCCATAACTATAAAAAAGAAACGATGGAGTTCGCGCCTGCTGTCATTCAAAAAATACTTGGCATTGAGGGAATTAAGGGAGTTTACCATGTCGCAGACTTTCTTGCAGTGGAAAGAAATGCAAAATATGACTGGAAAGAATTGCTCCCGCTTGTAAGGAAGGCCTTTGGTGAAAAGCCATCTGAAATGACAACTACAAGTCCTATGGTAAATGACCACTTTGGAGAAATTACCGTAGAAATACAAATGTTTAAGGGTATTCCCCTGCAGGTTAAACTTACTGATAGTACAACTGAAAAACGTTTCGGAATGCCTCCATACTTCCTTGAAGCCAGAGAGCGAGCACAGCTCCCAGAAGATAATTATATTTTTTTGCGAAAATGGATAAATCAAGGTGTAAGGTATGGTGACTTTGATCAGGTTGGTCAAGAGGTTGTAGATGAACTGATCGCAGCATATCCGATAAAAAGACTTGAGGAGCTTGTTAAAGCGGCACAAGAGAAGGAATCGCCAACTGTACAAAGAGCCATTTGGACTCGAAGAAAGATTACACTTGAGGAGTTTCAAAACCCCGATTGGCAGCTAAGATACCAAATGCTTGAGCAAATGGAAGACCCGGATTTGAAAGATCTTCCTTTATTAGAAAAAGCGTTAGCGGATGAGAAACCTTCGATTCGCCGGCTTTCTGTTGTCTACCTAGGTATGATCAAGGATAAGACAGTTTTACCGCTTTTATATAAAGCTTTAAAGGATAAGACAGTCACCGTCCGGCGGACAGCAGGAGACTGCCTGTCAGATTTAGGTTTCAAAGAAGCAGTTCCTGAAATGGTGCGAGCTTTGAAAGATCCAAGTAAATTGATACGCTGGCGTGTTGCGATGTTTTTATTTGAAGTGGGTGATGTTCAATCACTACCTGCTTTAAAGGCAGCAGAAAATGATCCCGAATTTGAAGTCAGTATGCAGATAAAAATGGCGATTCAAAGAATCGAGGGCGGGGAAGAAGCCAAAGGCTCTGTTTGGAAGCAAATGACAGAAGCAAGAAAGCTAGATCATTAA
- a CDS encoding BrxA/BrxB family bacilliredoxin, protein MSNAYEEYMRQMVQPMRDELTRAGFKELTTAEQVESFMENMKGTALVVVNSVCGCAAGLARPAATQGVLRSEKKPDHLITVFAGQDKEATAKMREYFEGLEPSSPSMALLKNNQVVHFIPRHDIEGMPMETVMENVMGALADHC, encoded by the coding sequence ATGTCAAATGCATATGAAGAATATATGAGACAGATGGTTCAACCAATGCGTGATGAATTAACAAGAGCAGGTTTTAAAGAACTTACAACAGCAGAACAAGTTGAGAGCTTTATGGAAAATATGAAAGGTACTGCACTTGTTGTAGTCAATTCGGTTTGCGGTTGTGCTGCTGGATTGGCACGTCCTGCTGCAACACAAGGCGTTTTAAGAAGTGAGAAAAAACCGGATCATCTAATTACGGTATTTGCTGGACAGGATAAAGAGGCTACCGCAAAGATGCGCGAGTATTTTGAAGGCCTCGAGCCCTCCTCCCCTTCAATGGCTCTATTGAAAAATAATCAAGTCGTTCATTTCATTCCAAGGCATGATATTGAAGGAATGCCAATGGAAACAGTTATGGAAAATGTAATGGGTGCGTTAGCAGATCATTGTTAA
- a CDS encoding TerC family protein: MSVLQGILHTYAQFFDLHMWGEVLTNPVSWGLIGTLVILEGLLSADNALVLAVMVKHLPKNKRKKALFYGLLGAYAFRFIAIGLGVYLIELWWVKAVGAAYLAWLSIKYFIDKRKGSDGEEEEAEGMNQQGALVRLFGIFWGTVVMVELMDIAFSVDSVLAAFGVSNEVWILLLGGMLGVLMMRGVAGVFLALIDRIPELETTAYILILIISIKMFLEVFFHYELPSLYFFIILLFTFGATFIVHFLNKKKTGAEEKQL, from the coding sequence ATGTCAGTATTACAAGGAATTCTTCATACGTATGCTCAATTTTTTGATTTGCATATGTGGGGAGAAGTATTAACTAACCCTGTCAGCTGGGGACTCATCGGCACATTAGTTATTTTGGAAGGGTTACTGTCAGCAGATAATGCCCTGGTACTAGCAGTAATGGTAAAACACTTGCCTAAAAATAAGCGCAAAAAAGCACTTTTTTATGGCTTGCTTGGGGCATATGCTTTCCGTTTTATTGCCATCGGACTTGGCGTATATTTAATTGAGCTGTGGTGGGTAAAAGCAGTTGGAGCGGCTTATCTTGCTTGGTTATCAATCAAATACTTTATTGATAAGCGTAAAGGCAGTGATGGGGAGGAAGAAGAGGCAGAAGGCATGAACCAACAAGGAGCCCTGGTACGCCTTTTTGGGATTTTTTGGGGTACAGTGGTAATGGTAGAACTCATGGATATTGCCTTTTCGGTTGATAGTGTATTGGCGGCATTTGGTGTCAGCAACGAAGTTTGGATTCTTTTGCTAGGCGGGATGCTGGGAGTTTTAATGATGCGGGGAGTTGCTGGTGTATTTTTAGCACTGATTGACAGAATTCCTGAGCTTGAAACTACGGCATATATTTTAATTCTTATTATCTCAATTAAGATGTTTTTGGAAGTGTTTTTTCACTATGAACTTCCATCACTATATTTCTTTATTATCTTGCTGTTTACATTTGGAGCAACCTTTATTGTTCACTTCTTGAATAAGAAAAAAACAGGTGCAGAAGAAAAACAGTTATAA
- a CDS encoding cysteine protease StiP family protein — translation MQNLINIPAKIGTYSEDDVLFLLKDLSHFKLEDSTANREKSIQMGGHYSETLPIEYQPSKAYVDLFWRMLLEYKQKVALCIGIVAEQIYASKGDKAVLVSLARAGTPVGILIKRYIKSRYAISLPHYSVSIIRDRGIDENAIHYIRCQDPEGHIQFVDGWTGKGAISLELTKSCRNYEQKFGVKLDDTLAVVADPGFCTTLFGTREDFLIPSACLNSTVSGLVSRTVLNDKYIGRNDFHGAKFYKDLMTDDVSNEFINIIEQEFSTIFEEVDKRSIRKKQEEIKTGFLGMQDVLKIQQEFAVTNTHYIKPGVGETTRVLLRRVPWKILMRDKTSPFVKHILMLAREKDVEVMEYPDLTYLCCGIIKSVKEEKR, via the coding sequence ATGCAAAATTTGATAAATATACCTGCTAAAATTGGAACCTATTCTGAAGATGATGTCCTTTTTTTATTAAAAGATTTAAGCCATTTTAAACTTGAAGATTCAACTGCCAATCGGGAAAAAAGCATCCAAATGGGTGGGCATTACAGCGAAACATTGCCAATTGAATATCAGCCTTCAAAGGCGTATGTGGATCTATTTTGGCGGATGCTGTTGGAATATAAACAAAAAGTAGCTTTATGTATTGGAATTGTGGCAGAACAAATATATGCATCAAAGGGAGATAAGGCCGTGCTTGTATCTTTGGCACGCGCCGGAACCCCAGTTGGTATTTTAATAAAAAGATATATTAAAAGTCGTTATGCGATTTCGCTTCCGCATTATAGTGTCTCCATTATTCGGGATAGAGGGATAGATGAAAATGCCATTCATTATATTCGTTGTCAGGACCCTGAAGGACATATTCAATTCGTCGACGGCTGGACAGGGAAAGGAGCCATTTCACTTGAATTAACAAAATCCTGCAGGAATTATGAGCAAAAGTTTGGAGTAAAACTTGATGATACGCTTGCGGTCGTTGCTGATCCGGGATTTTGTACCACTCTCTTTGGAACACGCGAAGATTTTTTAATTCCCAGTGCCTGTTTAAATTCTACGGTTTCCGGTCTTGTAAGTCGTACCGTGTTAAATGACAAATACATAGGCAGAAATGATTTTCATGGGGCCAAGTTTTATAAAGATCTCATGACTGATGATGTTTCGAATGAGTTTATTAATATTATTGAACAAGAGTTTTCCACTATTTTTGAAGAGGTAGATAAAAGGTCAATACGAAAAAAACAAGAGGAAATTAAAACAGGATTTCTGGGAATGCAGGATGTCCTTAAAATTCAACAGGAATTTGCTGTTACCAACACCCATTATATTAAACCTGGAGTGGGAGAAACAACGAGAGTATTACTCAGAAGGGTGCCATGGAAAATTTTAATGCGGGACAAAACCAGCCCATTTGTAAAGCACATTTTGATGCTGGCTAGGGAAAAAGATGTCGAAGTGATGGAATATCCGGATTTAACCTACCTTTGCTGTGGAATTATAAAATCTGTAAAAGAGGAGAAAAGATGA
- a CDS encoding HpcH/HpaI aldolase/citrate lyase family protein: MRFFTYFYNNELGHYFYRQPQDFDKYSDRELLSYGLGATLYMPATRTNIHQEILSKKHEGLSSIVMDLEDAIGDNFINCAEELLMDELLKLYLELEKGFLSVAELPLLFIRIRDLKQFMRIKHKIGNAIRLLTGIVIPKFTVEEGRDLLEEARLIHTKEHPFYVMPILETAKVIQKETRINELMSIKHLFDEYRENILNVRIGATDFCGLYGIRRSADTTVYDIAVLRDCISDIINVFQRFDQPYVVSGPVWEYFSSKKRNLKPQIRETPFRERYGDEGLKWRTELINENTEGLIRETIMDIANGLTGKTIIHPSHIKVVQALNVVSYEEYIDASNIVKAATGDYGAVKSEFSNKMNEIKPHYFWARKIMLKSQLYGVLHEEFTNIDLIKKRVFVSTS, encoded by the coding sequence ATGAGATTTTTTACATATTTTTACAATAATGAATTGGGACATTATTTCTATCGTCAACCACAAGATTTTGACAAGTATTCCGATCGAGAGCTGTTATCCTACGGTTTAGGTGCTACCTTGTATATGCCTGCAACACGGACTAATATTCACCAGGAAATCCTATCTAAAAAACATGAAGGGTTATCATCTATTGTTATGGACCTAGAGGATGCAATTGGAGATAATTTCATCAACTGTGCCGAAGAATTATTAATGGATGAGTTATTAAAATTATATTTAGAACTAGAAAAAGGGTTTTTGAGTGTAGCTGAATTACCACTTCTATTTATCCGTATTCGAGATCTAAAGCAATTTATGCGAATTAAGCATAAAATTGGAAATGCCATTAGGCTGTTGACAGGAATAGTAATACCGAAGTTTACAGTCGAGGAAGGAAGGGATCTTTTAGAGGAGGCAAGACTCATTCATACCAAAGAACATCCCTTTTATGTCATGCCCATTCTTGAAACGGCAAAAGTGATACAAAAAGAAACGAGAATAAATGAATTGATGAGTATTAAACATCTCTTCGATGAATACCGGGAAAATATTTTGAATGTTCGAATTGGTGCTACCGATTTCTGCGGTTTATATGGCATTCGTAGAAGTGCAGATACTACCGTATATGACATTGCGGTATTAAGAGATTGCATTTCAGATATTATCAATGTCTTTCAAAGATTTGATCAGCCATACGTTGTTTCAGGTCCAGTTTGGGAGTATTTTTCATCCAAAAAAAGAAACCTGAAGCCGCAAATAAGAGAGACGCCATTTCGTGAACGATATGGAGATGAAGGGCTAAAGTGGAGGACGGAATTAATCAATGAGAATACGGAGGGCCTAATAAGAGAAACCATTATGGATATTGCTAATGGCTTGACAGGTAAAACGATTATCCATCCTTCACATATTAAGGTGGTCCAGGCGTTAAATGTAGTCTCCTATGAGGAATATATTGATGCTTCCAATATTGTAAAAGCTGCAACTGGAGATTATGGTGCGGTCAAGAGTGAGTTTTCCAATAAAATGAACGAGATCAAGCCCCATTATTTTTGGGCAAGAAAAATAATGTTAAAATCACAGCTTTACGGGGTGTTACATGAAGAATTCACCAATATCGACCTTATCAAAAAAAGAGTATTCGTTTCCACTTCTTGA
- a CDS encoding HAD family hydrolase: MIFASDLDRTLVYSNRAIAQLGYSKSTVLIPVEKKAQEVTAYMTEKSLSFIQKLCQHQLFIPVTTRTTEQYNRILVFKEKLRLPYAITANGAEILYEGEPLREWSSYLTQILDVGALGMRELLSLLKQDDWNFIGDLRIVGTLFFYWILEKIPSMETITKLQKFVSSYGWRISLQGKKLYFIPKVISKGKALNFICSRERMNAIAGAGDSLLDLDFLQLCQYRFVPEHGELRGVSENWNLLITKKSGVDAGEEILQQFLTLVGLPI, from the coding sequence ATGATTTTTGCTTCTGATCTTGATCGAACACTGGTTTACTCAAATAGAGCCATTGCACAGCTTGGCTATTCGAAAAGTACTGTTCTTATACCAGTGGAAAAAAAAGCCCAGGAAGTAACGGCATATATGACGGAGAAATCTTTATCCTTCATACAGAAGCTTTGTCAACATCAGTTATTTATTCCTGTTACGACCAGAACGACAGAACAGTATAATCGTATTTTGGTTTTTAAAGAAAAGCTTCGTCTTCCATATGCCATAACGGCCAATGGAGCTGAAATATTGTATGAAGGAGAACCATTGAGAGAATGGTCATCCTATCTTACTCAGATTTTAGATGTAGGAGCTTTAGGAATGAGAGAGTTGCTCTCTTTGTTGAAACAAGATGACTGGAATTTTATTGGTGATTTAAGGATTGTAGGTACGCTATTTTTCTATTGGATTTTAGAAAAGATTCCGTCAATGGAAACAATAACCAAGCTTCAAAAATTTGTTTCATCGTACGGCTGGAGGATTTCTTTGCAAGGAAAGAAGCTTTATTTCATTCCTAAAGTGATCAGTAAAGGAAAAGCTTTGAACTTTATCTGCAGCCGTGAACGGATGAATGCCATTGCAGGAGCAGGCGATTCTTTACTGGATTTAGACTTTTTACAATTATGCCAATATCGGTTTGTCCCTGAACATGGAGAGCTGAGGGGCGTGTCCGAAAATTGGAACCTTCTCATAACAAAGAAATCCGGGGTGGATGCCGGCGAAGAAATTTTGCAGCAATTTTTAACCTTAGTAGGGCTTCCTATTTAG
- a CDS encoding HD domain-containing protein, whose translation MKEQIIKQTELFVQNELGEDATGHDWHHIDRVRRNALYIWKKEQAGDPFIIEMAALLHDIPDEKLNDSVGQGEEKLASFLSMIPLSDQHKIEIEEIIYSISFKGGNSVKLKTIEAQIVQDADRIDAIGAIGIARAFAYGGKKGQPIYDPNVQVREHMSVEEYRNGKSTTIHHFYEKLLKLKNLLNTNTAIKMAESRQQMMELFLQQFYQEWKGQES comes from the coding sequence GTGAAAGAGCAGATTATTAAGCAAACAGAGCTATTTGTCCAGAATGAATTAGGAGAAGATGCAACAGGACATGATTGGCACCATATCGATCGTGTTCGCCGCAATGCATTATATATATGGAAAAAGGAGCAAGCGGGTGACCCCTTTATCATAGAAATGGCTGCATTACTCCATGATATTCCTGACGAAAAATTGAATGATAGTGTTGGACAAGGTGAAGAGAAATTAGCCTCATTCCTTTCCATGATTCCTTTATCAGATCAACATAAAATTGAAATAGAGGAAATTATTTACTCCATTTCCTTTAAAGGCGGAAACAGCGTTAAACTGAAAACAATAGAAGCCCAAATCGTTCAGGATGCTGATCGCATAGATGCTATTGGTGCAATCGGCATTGCTAGAGCATTTGCTTATGGTGGAAAGAAAGGTCAGCCAATATATGACCCGAATGTACAAGTCCGTGAACATATGAGTGTGGAAGAATATCGAAATGGTAAATCCACAACGATACATCATTTCTATGAAAAACTGCTGAAATTGAAAAATCTTTTAAATACTAATACTGCTATAAAAATGGCGGAGAGCCGTCAACAAATGATGGAACTTTTTTTACAACAATTTTATCAAGAATGGAAAGGTCAAGAATCATGA
- a CDS encoding phosphoribosyltransferase family protein yields the protein MKNSPISTLSKKEYSFPLLDAVKAEIEISQNPYGIPVKDLFVMAARINKKRSFLFVSKVLGKHLPIEPNKGLAAAGLLAARYLESYKGVECTAKEGLLKSFYYGDSIGNKPFIPNQIQPIIIGFAETATALGHAFFDCFQAADYFHTTREKLVDIQPEITFEEEHSHATSHRLYISRELLQSNREIILVDDELTTGKTALNVIRAIQSRFPRKRYTVISILDWRSKDHITLFARLENELGIKINVVSLISGTVTIKKLRNITECYLVDTSLETTKIKIDRIQLSSFFTNSSLYSVNVQTKAAFIKETGRFGINSAELDNIHKNISQAALLLKGKRQGNKTLCLGTGEFMYLPMRIAAEMGDGVSYQSTTRSPIYIDNRDSYGARYGFQFRNPEDTTVSQFVYNIPPQYYDEIFLFFERETDLGNFQILLKELEKLQVQSAKLVFFSR from the coding sequence ATGAAGAATTCACCAATATCGACCTTATCAAAAAAAGAGTATTCGTTTCCACTTCTTGATGCAGTCAAAGCTGAAATAGAAATCAGCCAGAATCCGTATGGGATTCCAGTAAAAGACCTTTTTGTTATGGCAGCAAGAATCAATAAAAAACGCTCCTTTCTGTTTGTTAGTAAAGTGCTTGGAAAACATTTGCCGATTGAGCCGAATAAAGGGCTGGCAGCTGCCGGACTATTGGCTGCGAGGTACTTAGAATCTTATAAAGGTGTGGAATGTACTGCGAAAGAAGGCTTGTTAAAATCATTTTACTATGGCGATTCGATAGGTAATAAGCCGTTCATTCCTAATCAGATTCAACCGATTATTATCGGCTTTGCCGAAACTGCAACGGCACTCGGACATGCTTTCTTTGATTGTTTTCAAGCTGCAGACTATTTTCATACGACTCGTGAAAAACTTGTTGACATTCAGCCCGAAATTACATTTGAAGAAGAGCACTCCCATGCAACCTCTCATCGTTTATACATCTCTAGGGAACTTTTGCAATCCAATAGGGAAATCATTCTGGTTGATGATGAGTTGACAACAGGGAAAACCGCATTAAATGTGATCAGGGCGATTCAGTCGAGATTTCCGCGAAAGCGGTATACGGTCATTTCCATATTGGATTGGCGATCTAAGGATCATATTACGTTGTTCGCGAGGCTTGAGAACGAGCTTGGAATTAAAATAAACGTTGTAAGCCTTATTTCCGGAACCGTTACGATAAAAAAGCTTCGGAATATAACGGAATGTTATCTTGTTGATACTTCTTTGGAGACAACGAAAATAAAAATTGACAGAATTCAGCTTTCATCATTTTTTACCAACAGCTCTTTGTATTCTGTTAACGTGCAGACTAAAGCAGCATTTATAAAAGAAACAGGAAGATTTGGGATCAATAGTGCAGAACTTGATAATATACATAAAAATATTTCTCAAGCAGCCCTGCTTTTAAAAGGAAAACGACAAGGAAATAAGACATTATGTCTTGGCACAGGTGAGTTTATGTACCTTCCGATGAGAATTGCTGCAGAAATGGGGGACGGTGTGTCCTATCAATCAACTACAAGAAGCCCAATTTATATAGATAACCGAGATTCATACGGTGCAAGATATGGTTTTCAATTTAGAAATCCTGAAGACACAACTGTTTCACAATTTGTTTATAATATTCCTCCACAATACTATGATGAAATATTCCTGTTTTTTGAAAGAGAAACCGATTTGGGGAACTTCCAAATCTTGCTTAAGGAATTGGAGAAACTACAAGTCCAATCGGCTAAGCTTGTGTTTTTTTCGAGGTGA